A genomic window from Glycine soja cultivar W05 chromosome 10, ASM419377v2, whole genome shotgun sequence includes:
- the LOC114372307 gene encoding putative 1-phosphatidylinositol-3-phosphate 5-kinase FAB1D isoform X2, giving the protein MENNNNNEGYTVRDVEIAQGHNFQEVKADFSEEPTASSAAEEAEYSLPDDLDVQTWEPPEPENPQDDMENSVTCNDDDEDQGLGIANWGEPTSMSSSENELSGSYRFKEEKQRAMEEVMNGKFKALVGQLLKSVGVSSSDQCDKSWVDIVTSLSWEAASFLKPGAIGANAMNPDGYVKVKCIAAGSRSESQLIRGLVFKKHAAHKHMPTKYKNPRLLLISGVLGHSINGLSSFDSMDQEKDDLKSKMDRIEMCHPNVILVEKTVSRDIQESILAKGMTLVLDMKLHRLERVACCTGSPILSCDNLNGQKLRHCDFIYFEKFVEEHDAVGEGGKKPIKTLMFIEGCPTRLGCTILLKGTHSDELKRIKCVMRCAVVMAYHLILETSFLVDQKAMFSTIPAVSVADILPTDKKSCDLASTNSSIPSLEYSAENGIVSTDIPICNGLHENNINGLNLGSEEFSPFSCEPYNPAVFSGFSAISSSLKKVMGDSFPFASSAPYQSLSAYFGFNGRKPDGQVNESISVLNSLEADENTMMEAKSHSNEVKLLNGGQSLSSPVHLDSNGDISKYDENNRKELQRKEDINAVLDSQSILVLMSRWNALRGTVCQQSHFSHIMFYKNFDIPLGKFLEDNLLNQTRLCDACQELPDAHFYYYAHHSKQLTIQVKCLPQEKSLPGEAEGKIWMWSRCRKCKSGSTKRVLISTTARSLSFGKFLELSLSYYSSSRKLSCGHSLDRDFLYFFGLGHMVAMFRYSSVATYSVCMPPRKLEFCGAIRQEWLLKETQNVYMKGITLFTEVANCLKTIQFDGLGGSIRDLSEVEKMFKQEQEEFEANIKTAVAKKGDPDQAAFKLLSLNRLMWDLLLQSYVWVRRLYPLHSPDGLRLESDVSEKVMHEHDYSKVEGIASRETGSMGNFMEDGDANVKIMFGSSVQVNELPIKEIPISGPFLECNELADPSNAQNERIPIVDDLRSRRSSDQNLNLSLDVIPTHLEVGENSPVSTDIQTNHLVADLKVLNKISSFHSPISNMLDSNDWFWKPFADIRQIGIKEFQKRLLPKFEFVSSSIAEYIPTAHQLITEEGTRLHIPLKTDNHVVSDFEGEPSSIIACALALLKDAYEVSEIDDEDERNESGITSNSTECLHGLTNGAALTSSHSFSRSSSDSDSVHSAGSTSSEESRASRATENHSIEIAMGYAKSLGREKYSVICHYFKQFRELRNWCCLSELDFIASLSRCRNWDAKGGKSKSYFAKTLDDRFIIKEIKKTELDSFLGFSSLYFKHMRESFESGSQTCLAKVLGIYQVTKRHVKSGKEVKYDPLMVMENLTYNRNITRQYDLKGALYARYNSAADGAGDVLLDQNFVNDMNSSPLYVSLKAKRYLQRAVWNDTSFLNSINVMDYSLLVGVDSQKSELVCGIIDYLRQYTWDKHLETWMKSSLVVPKNVLPTVISPKEYKKRFRKFMSTYFLSVPDHWCSQKSSNPCKLCGSGEDDPSQQKP; this is encoded by the exons ATGgaaaacaataacaacaatgaGGGTTACACAGTGAGAGATGTGGAGATTGCACAAGGACATAACTTTCAAGAAGTAAAAGCTGATTTTTCTGAAGAACCTACTGCATCCTCTGCTGCTGAAGAAGCTGAATATTCTCTTCCTGATGATTTGGATGTCCAAACTTGGGAACCTCCTGAGCCAGAAAACCCACAGGATGATATGGAAAATAGTGTGACTTGTAATGACGACGATGAAGACCAGGGCCTAGGGATTGCAAACTGGGGTGAGCCTACCTCTATGAGTAGTTCTGAGAATGAATTAAGTGGGAGCTATAGGTTCAAAGAGGAAAAACAAAGAGCAATGGAAGAAGTAATGAATGGGAAATTCAAGGCACTTGTTGGTCAGCTTCTTAAATCTGTGGGAGTTTCCTCTTCTGATCAATGTGATAAGAGTTGGGTGGACATAGTTACATCTTTATCATGGGAAGCTGCTTCTTTTTTGAAGCCTGGTGCCATTGGAGCTAATGCAATGAATCCTGATGGATATGTTAAAGTGAAGTGCATTGCTGCTGGTTCCCGCAGcgaaag TCAACTGATCAGAGGTTTGGTCTTCAAAAAACATGCTGCTCACAAGCATATGCCTACTAAGTATAAAAATCCAAGATTATTACTGATCAGCGGTGTGCTTGGCCATTCTATCAATGGGCTGTCCTCATTTGACTCCATGGACCAG GAGAAAGATGATCTGAAATCTAAAATGGATCGTATAGAAATGTGTCATCCAAATGTTATATTAGTGGAGAAAACTGTTTCTCGTGATATACAAGAGTCAATTTTGGCAAAGGGAATGACACTTGTGCTTGATATGAAGCTTCATCGTCTAGAAAGAGTTGCATGTTGTACTGGTTCACCAATTTTATCATGCGATAATTTGAACGGTCAAAAGCTAAGACACTGTGACTTTATCTATTTTGAGAAGTTTGTGGAGGAACATGATGCTGTTGGTGAAGGAGGAAAGAAGCCCATCAAGACTTTGATGTTCATTGAGGGCTGTCCTACACGTTTGGGCTGCACG ATTTTACTGAAAGGTACACACAGTGATGAACTGAAGAGGATCAAATGTGTCATGCGGTGTGCAGTTGTCATGGCATATCATTTAATCCTTGAAACCTCCTTTCTTGTTGATCAGAAAGCAATGTTCTCTACCATTCCTGCTGTGAGTGTAGCAGATATCTTGCCAACTGATAAAAAATCCTGTGATTTAGCATCCACTAATTCAAGCATTCCATCTCTTGAGTATTCTGCTGAGAATGGAATAGTTAGTACTGATATTCCCATATGCAATGGACTTCATGAAAACAACATCAATGGTTTAAACCTAGGATCAGAGGAGTTTTCTCCATTCTCTTGTGAACCATATAATCCAGCCGTATTTTCTGGGTTCTCAGCTATTTCATCTTCTCTTAAAAAGGTTATGGGGGACAGTTTTCCCTTTGCATCTTCTGCTCCTTATCAATCTTTATCAGCTTACTTTGGCTTCAATGGAAGGAAACCTGACGGTCAGGTTAATGAGTCGATTTCTGTTTTAAACTCTCTGGAGGCTGATGAAAATACCATGATGGAAGCAAAAAGTCATTCTAATGAAGTGAAGTTACTTAATGGTGGACAATCCCTGTCTTCACCTGTGCATTTAGATTCCAATGGGGATATAAGTAAATATgatgaaaataatagaaaagaacTCCAACGTAAAGAGGATATCAATGCAGTGTTGGATTCTCAGAGTATTTTGGTCTTGATGTCTAGATGGAATGCCTTAAGAGGGACTGTATGCCAGCAAAGTCATTTTTCACATATTATGTTCTACAAGAATTTTGATATTCCACTTGGAAAATTTCTGGAGGATAACTTACTCAATCAG ACAAGACTTTGTGATGCCTGTCAAGAATTGCCAGATGCCcacttttattattatgctCATCACAGTAAGCAGCTTACTATCCAAGTTAAATGCTTGCCCCAGGAAAAAAGTTTGCCTGGGGAGGCAGAAGGGAAAATTTGGATGTGGAGCCGTTGTCGAAAATGCAAGTCTGGTTCTACAAAGAGAGTGCTGATATCCACCACTGCCCGTAGTTTATCATTTGGAAAATTTTTGGAGCTCAGCCTTTCTTACTATTCTTCTAGCAGAAAATTGAGTTGTGGACATTCTCTTGATAGGgattttctctatttctttGG ATTAGGTCACATGGTTGCAATGTTCAGATATTCTTCTGTTGCCACATATTCTGTGTGTATGCCTCCTCGAAAGCTGGAGTTCTGTGGTGCAATAAGACAAGAGTGGCTTTTGAAAGAGACTCAGAAT GTGTATATGAAAGGCATAACATTATTCACCGAAGTTGCAAACTGTTTGAAGACAATACAATTTGATGGCCTTGGAGGATCAATTAGAGATTTGTCTGAAGTTGAGAAGATGTTCAAGCAAGAGCAAGAAGAATTCGAG GCAAACATCAAGACTGCTGTTGCTAAAAAAGGGGATCCAGACCAGGCTGCCTTCAAACTTCTCAGTTTAAACCGATTGATGTGGGATCTTTTGCTTCAATCCTATGTGTGGGTCCGGCGCTTGTACCCATTACACTCACCTGATGGTTTAAGACTTGAATCTGATGTCTCTGAGAAAGTTATGCATGAACATGATTATTCAAAGGTGGAAGGTATTGCTAGTAGAGAAACTGGGTCTATGGGTAATTTTATGGAAGATGGGGATGCCAATGTAAAAATTATGTTTGGCTCATCTGTGCAAGTAAATGAACTACCGATAAAGGAAATTCCTATCAGTGGACCTTTTCTAGAGTGCAATGAACTGGCTGATCCATCTAACGCACAGAATGAGAGGATACCGATTGTTGATGATTTGAGATCAAGAAGATCTTCTGACCAAAacttgaatttgagtctggATGTTATACCAACTCATCTTGAAGTAGGTGAAAACTCTCCAGTTTCTACAGATATTCAAACTAATCATTTGGTTGCTGATTTAAAGGTATTAAACAAAATTTCTTCCTTTCATTCACCAATTTCCAACATGCTGGATTCAAATGATTGGTTCTGGAAGCCATTTGCTGACATTCGACAGATAGGCATAAAGGAATTCCAGAAAAGATTATtgccaaaatttgaatttgtaaGCAGCTCTATTGCTGAATATATACCCACAGCCCATCAATTAATCACTGAGGAAGGTACAAGGTTGCATATCCCTCTCAAGACTGACAATCATGTTGTGTCTGACTTCGAGGGTGAACCCTCAAGCATAATTGCTTGTGCACTGGCCTTATTGAAAGATGCATATGAGGTGTCAGAAATTGATGATGAGGATGAGAGAAACGAAAGTGGAATAACTTCAAACTCAACAGAATGTTTGCATGGCTTGACCAATGGTGCTGCCTTAACTTCTTCACACTCATTTTCAAGAAGTTCTTCAGATTCAGATTCTGTGCATTCTGCAGGAAGCACTTCTTCAGAAGAGTCACGAGCCTCTCGTGCTACAGAAAACCATAGCATAGAGATTGCTATGGGTTATGCTAAATCACTTGGGAGGGAAAAATATTCAGTGATATGTCATTATTTTAAGCAGTTCCGTGAACTTAGAAATTGGTGTTGCCTATCTGAGCTTGATTTTATTGCTTCTTTAAGCCGCTGTAGGAATTGGGATGCCAAAGGTGGAAAAAGCAAGTCCTATTTTGCAAAAACACTTGATGACAGATTCATCATAAAGGAGATTAAGAAGACAGAACTTGATTCATTTTTGGGGTTTTCTTCTCTGTATTTCAAACACATGAGAGAATCATTTGAGTCTGGCAGCCAAACTTGTCTTGCAAAAGTCTTGGGGATATATCAG GTTACTAAAAGACACGTTAAAAGTGGAAAAGAGGTTAAATATGACCCCCTCATGGTGATGGAAAATCTTACCTACAATAGAAATATTACTCGCCAGTATGATCTTAAAGGTGCTCTTTATGCCCGGTACAATTCTGCTGCTGATGGAGCTGGAGATGTTCTGTTGGATCAGAACTTTGTGAATGACATGAACTCGTCCCCATTATATGTCAGTCTTAAAGCAAAGCGTTATCTTCAACGTGCTGTTTGGAATGACACATCTTTTCTGAAT TCTATCAATGTGATGGATTACTCCTTGCTTGTTGGAGTAGATTCTCAGAAGAGCGAGCTTGTCTGTGGGATCATTGATTATCTCAGGCAGTATACATGGGATAAACATCTTGAGACATGGATGAAGTCTTCACTTGTTGTGCCAAAAAATGTGTTGCCGACTGTAATATCTCCTAAAGAATACAAAAAGAGGTTCAGAAAGTTTATGTCTACATATTTTTTGAGTGTTCCAGATCACTGGTGTTCCCAGAAATCCTCCAATCCTTGCAAACTTTGTGGCTCAGGGGAAGATGACCCTTCTCAGCAAAAGCCCTAG
- the LOC114372307 gene encoding putative 1-phosphatidylinositol-3-phosphate 5-kinase FAB1D isoform X1, with protein MCSMCRYCGVGLSESNFDNKKQGNESSLKLNGKVSIRPCKSCGEKLERANAKWHSTSPYATPLISPTTSLLSTDSCVSTCSEFSVDVNSCDRNSQEESSVEGVVEELDYKLNGSPKVMENNNNNEGYTVRDVEIAQGHNFQEVKADFSEEPTASSAAEEAEYSLPDDLDVQTWEPPEPENPQDDMENSVTCNDDDEDQGLGIANWGEPTSMSSSENELSGSYRFKEEKQRAMEEVMNGKFKALVGQLLKSVGVSSSDQCDKSWVDIVTSLSWEAASFLKPGAIGANAMNPDGYVKVKCIAAGSRSESQLIRGLVFKKHAAHKHMPTKYKNPRLLLISGVLGHSINGLSSFDSMDQEKDDLKSKMDRIEMCHPNVILVEKTVSRDIQESILAKGMTLVLDMKLHRLERVACCTGSPILSCDNLNGQKLRHCDFIYFEKFVEEHDAVGEGGKKPIKTLMFIEGCPTRLGCTILLKGTHSDELKRIKCVMRCAVVMAYHLILETSFLVDQKAMFSTIPAVSVADILPTDKKSCDLASTNSSIPSLEYSAENGIVSTDIPICNGLHENNINGLNLGSEEFSPFSCEPYNPAVFSGFSAISSSLKKVMGDSFPFASSAPYQSLSAYFGFNGRKPDGQVNESISVLNSLEADENTMMEAKSHSNEVKLLNGGQSLSSPVHLDSNGDISKYDENNRKELQRKEDINAVLDSQSILVLMSRWNALRGTVCQQSHFSHIMFYKNFDIPLGKFLEDNLLNQTRLCDACQELPDAHFYYYAHHSKQLTIQVKCLPQEKSLPGEAEGKIWMWSRCRKCKSGSTKRVLISTTARSLSFGKFLELSLSYYSSSRKLSCGHSLDRDFLYFFGLGHMVAMFRYSSVATYSVCMPPRKLEFCGAIRQEWLLKETQNVYMKGITLFTEVANCLKTIQFDGLGGSIRDLSEVEKMFKQEQEEFEANIKTAVAKKGDPDQAAFKLLSLNRLMWDLLLQSYVWVRRLYPLHSPDGLRLESDVSEKVMHEHDYSKVEGIASRETGSMGNFMEDGDANVKIMFGSSVQVNELPIKEIPISGPFLECNELADPSNAQNERIPIVDDLRSRRSSDQNLNLSLDVIPTHLEVGENSPVSTDIQTNHLVADLKVLNKISSFHSPISNMLDSNDWFWKPFADIRQIGIKEFQKRLLPKFEFVSSSIAEYIPTAHQLITEEGTRLHIPLKTDNHVVSDFEGEPSSIIACALALLKDAYEVSEIDDEDERNESGITSNSTECLHGLTNGAALTSSHSFSRSSSDSDSVHSAGSTSSEESRASRATENHSIEIAMGYAKSLGREKYSVICHYFKQFRELRNWCCLSELDFIASLSRCRNWDAKGGKSKSYFAKTLDDRFIIKEIKKTELDSFLGFSSLYFKHMRESFESGSQTCLAKVLGIYQVTKRHVKSGKEVKYDPLMVMENLTYNRNITRQYDLKGALYARYNSAADGAGDVLLDQNFVNDMNSSPLYVSLKAKRYLQRAVWNDTSFLNSINVMDYSLLVGVDSQKSELVCGIIDYLRQYTWDKHLETWMKSSLVVPKNVLPTVISPKEYKKRFRKFMSTYFLSVPDHWCSQKSSNPCKLCGSGEDDPSQQKP; from the exons ATGTGTAGTATGTGCCGTTATTGTGGTGTGGGCTTGTCAGAATCAAATTTTGACAACAAGAAACAGGGAAATGAGAGTAGTCTAAAGTTGAATGGTAAAGTTTCCATTAGGCCTTGCAAATCTTGTGGAGAGAAGCTAGAGCGAGCAAATGCGAAATGGCATAGTACAAGTCCTTATGCAACACCACTTATCAGTCCAACTACGTCATTGCTAAGTACTGATAGCTGTGTCTCCACTTGCA GTGAGTTTTCAGTTGATGTGAACTCATGTGATAG GAATAGTCAAGAAGAAAGTTCAGTTGAAGGTGTTGTGGAAGAGCTTGATTATAAGTTGAATGGTTCACCAAAAGTGATGgaaaacaataacaacaatgaGGGTTACACAGTGAGAGATGTGGAGATTGCACAAGGACATAACTTTCAAGAAGTAAAAGCTGATTTTTCTGAAGAACCTACTGCATCCTCTGCTGCTGAAGAAGCTGAATATTCTCTTCCTGATGATTTGGATGTCCAAACTTGGGAACCTCCTGAGCCAGAAAACCCACAGGATGATATGGAAAATAGTGTGACTTGTAATGACGACGATGAAGACCAGGGCCTAGGGATTGCAAACTGGGGTGAGCCTACCTCTATGAGTAGTTCTGAGAATGAATTAAGTGGGAGCTATAGGTTCAAAGAGGAAAAACAAAGAGCAATGGAAGAAGTAATGAATGGGAAATTCAAGGCACTTGTTGGTCAGCTTCTTAAATCTGTGGGAGTTTCCTCTTCTGATCAATGTGATAAGAGTTGGGTGGACATAGTTACATCTTTATCATGGGAAGCTGCTTCTTTTTTGAAGCCTGGTGCCATTGGAGCTAATGCAATGAATCCTGATGGATATGTTAAAGTGAAGTGCATTGCTGCTGGTTCCCGCAGcgaaag TCAACTGATCAGAGGTTTGGTCTTCAAAAAACATGCTGCTCACAAGCATATGCCTACTAAGTATAAAAATCCAAGATTATTACTGATCAGCGGTGTGCTTGGCCATTCTATCAATGGGCTGTCCTCATTTGACTCCATGGACCAG GAGAAAGATGATCTGAAATCTAAAATGGATCGTATAGAAATGTGTCATCCAAATGTTATATTAGTGGAGAAAACTGTTTCTCGTGATATACAAGAGTCAATTTTGGCAAAGGGAATGACACTTGTGCTTGATATGAAGCTTCATCGTCTAGAAAGAGTTGCATGTTGTACTGGTTCACCAATTTTATCATGCGATAATTTGAACGGTCAAAAGCTAAGACACTGTGACTTTATCTATTTTGAGAAGTTTGTGGAGGAACATGATGCTGTTGGTGAAGGAGGAAAGAAGCCCATCAAGACTTTGATGTTCATTGAGGGCTGTCCTACACGTTTGGGCTGCACG ATTTTACTGAAAGGTACACACAGTGATGAACTGAAGAGGATCAAATGTGTCATGCGGTGTGCAGTTGTCATGGCATATCATTTAATCCTTGAAACCTCCTTTCTTGTTGATCAGAAAGCAATGTTCTCTACCATTCCTGCTGTGAGTGTAGCAGATATCTTGCCAACTGATAAAAAATCCTGTGATTTAGCATCCACTAATTCAAGCATTCCATCTCTTGAGTATTCTGCTGAGAATGGAATAGTTAGTACTGATATTCCCATATGCAATGGACTTCATGAAAACAACATCAATGGTTTAAACCTAGGATCAGAGGAGTTTTCTCCATTCTCTTGTGAACCATATAATCCAGCCGTATTTTCTGGGTTCTCAGCTATTTCATCTTCTCTTAAAAAGGTTATGGGGGACAGTTTTCCCTTTGCATCTTCTGCTCCTTATCAATCTTTATCAGCTTACTTTGGCTTCAATGGAAGGAAACCTGACGGTCAGGTTAATGAGTCGATTTCTGTTTTAAACTCTCTGGAGGCTGATGAAAATACCATGATGGAAGCAAAAAGTCATTCTAATGAAGTGAAGTTACTTAATGGTGGACAATCCCTGTCTTCACCTGTGCATTTAGATTCCAATGGGGATATAAGTAAATATgatgaaaataatagaaaagaacTCCAACGTAAAGAGGATATCAATGCAGTGTTGGATTCTCAGAGTATTTTGGTCTTGATGTCTAGATGGAATGCCTTAAGAGGGACTGTATGCCAGCAAAGTCATTTTTCACATATTATGTTCTACAAGAATTTTGATATTCCACTTGGAAAATTTCTGGAGGATAACTTACTCAATCAG ACAAGACTTTGTGATGCCTGTCAAGAATTGCCAGATGCCcacttttattattatgctCATCACAGTAAGCAGCTTACTATCCAAGTTAAATGCTTGCCCCAGGAAAAAAGTTTGCCTGGGGAGGCAGAAGGGAAAATTTGGATGTGGAGCCGTTGTCGAAAATGCAAGTCTGGTTCTACAAAGAGAGTGCTGATATCCACCACTGCCCGTAGTTTATCATTTGGAAAATTTTTGGAGCTCAGCCTTTCTTACTATTCTTCTAGCAGAAAATTGAGTTGTGGACATTCTCTTGATAGGgattttctctatttctttGG ATTAGGTCACATGGTTGCAATGTTCAGATATTCTTCTGTTGCCACATATTCTGTGTGTATGCCTCCTCGAAAGCTGGAGTTCTGTGGTGCAATAAGACAAGAGTGGCTTTTGAAAGAGACTCAGAAT GTGTATATGAAAGGCATAACATTATTCACCGAAGTTGCAAACTGTTTGAAGACAATACAATTTGATGGCCTTGGAGGATCAATTAGAGATTTGTCTGAAGTTGAGAAGATGTTCAAGCAAGAGCAAGAAGAATTCGAG GCAAACATCAAGACTGCTGTTGCTAAAAAAGGGGATCCAGACCAGGCTGCCTTCAAACTTCTCAGTTTAAACCGATTGATGTGGGATCTTTTGCTTCAATCCTATGTGTGGGTCCGGCGCTTGTACCCATTACACTCACCTGATGGTTTAAGACTTGAATCTGATGTCTCTGAGAAAGTTATGCATGAACATGATTATTCAAAGGTGGAAGGTATTGCTAGTAGAGAAACTGGGTCTATGGGTAATTTTATGGAAGATGGGGATGCCAATGTAAAAATTATGTTTGGCTCATCTGTGCAAGTAAATGAACTACCGATAAAGGAAATTCCTATCAGTGGACCTTTTCTAGAGTGCAATGAACTGGCTGATCCATCTAACGCACAGAATGAGAGGATACCGATTGTTGATGATTTGAGATCAAGAAGATCTTCTGACCAAAacttgaatttgagtctggATGTTATACCAACTCATCTTGAAGTAGGTGAAAACTCTCCAGTTTCTACAGATATTCAAACTAATCATTTGGTTGCTGATTTAAAGGTATTAAACAAAATTTCTTCCTTTCATTCACCAATTTCCAACATGCTGGATTCAAATGATTGGTTCTGGAAGCCATTTGCTGACATTCGACAGATAGGCATAAAGGAATTCCAGAAAAGATTATtgccaaaatttgaatttgtaaGCAGCTCTATTGCTGAATATATACCCACAGCCCATCAATTAATCACTGAGGAAGGTACAAGGTTGCATATCCCTCTCAAGACTGACAATCATGTTGTGTCTGACTTCGAGGGTGAACCCTCAAGCATAATTGCTTGTGCACTGGCCTTATTGAAAGATGCATATGAGGTGTCAGAAATTGATGATGAGGATGAGAGAAACGAAAGTGGAATAACTTCAAACTCAACAGAATGTTTGCATGGCTTGACCAATGGTGCTGCCTTAACTTCTTCACACTCATTTTCAAGAAGTTCTTCAGATTCAGATTCTGTGCATTCTGCAGGAAGCACTTCTTCAGAAGAGTCACGAGCCTCTCGTGCTACAGAAAACCATAGCATAGAGATTGCTATGGGTTATGCTAAATCACTTGGGAGGGAAAAATATTCAGTGATATGTCATTATTTTAAGCAGTTCCGTGAACTTAGAAATTGGTGTTGCCTATCTGAGCTTGATTTTATTGCTTCTTTAAGCCGCTGTAGGAATTGGGATGCCAAAGGTGGAAAAAGCAAGTCCTATTTTGCAAAAACACTTGATGACAGATTCATCATAAAGGAGATTAAGAAGACAGAACTTGATTCATTTTTGGGGTTTTCTTCTCTGTATTTCAAACACATGAGAGAATCATTTGAGTCTGGCAGCCAAACTTGTCTTGCAAAAGTCTTGGGGATATATCAG GTTACTAAAAGACACGTTAAAAGTGGAAAAGAGGTTAAATATGACCCCCTCATGGTGATGGAAAATCTTACCTACAATAGAAATATTACTCGCCAGTATGATCTTAAAGGTGCTCTTTATGCCCGGTACAATTCTGCTGCTGATGGAGCTGGAGATGTTCTGTTGGATCAGAACTTTGTGAATGACATGAACTCGTCCCCATTATATGTCAGTCTTAAAGCAAAGCGTTATCTTCAACGTGCTGTTTGGAATGACACATCTTTTCTGAAT TCTATCAATGTGATGGATTACTCCTTGCTTGTTGGAGTAGATTCTCAGAAGAGCGAGCTTGTCTGTGGGATCATTGATTATCTCAGGCAGTATACATGGGATAAACATCTTGAGACATGGATGAAGTCTTCACTTGTTGTGCCAAAAAATGTGTTGCCGACTGTAATATCTCCTAAAGAATACAAAAAGAGGTTCAGAAAGTTTATGTCTACATATTTTTTGAGTGTTCCAGATCACTGGTGTTCCCAGAAATCCTCCAATCCTTGCAAACTTTGTGGCTCAGGGGAAGATGACCCTTCTCAGCAAAAGCCCTAG
- the LOC114369214 gene encoding multifunctional methyltransferase subunit TRM112 homolog A-like — translation MRLITHNMLSSNIKGVVNGFPLRIEAEKVVEKTMEMNSEFLEKMFEKVDWKAFVDASRAMGYTELPEEANSSMLDSDEFLNRFHHALLELDLEEGALVCPETGRRFPVSKGIPNMLLHEDEV, via the coding sequence ATGAGACTTATAACACATAACATGCTGTCATCGAACATAAAGGGTGTGGTGAATGGATTTCCTTTGCGCATTGAAGCAGAGAAAGTGGTGGAAAAGACCATGGAAATGAACAGTGAGTTTCTGGAAAAGATGTTTGAGAAGGTTGATTGGAAGGCTTTTGTTGATGCATCGCGGGCAATGGGATATACTGAACTACCTGAGGAGGCCAACTCTTCCATGCTAGATTCTGATGAATTTCTGAACAGGTTTCACCATGCTCTCTTGGAACTCGACCTTGAAGAAGGTGCCCTTGTTTGCCCTGAGACTGGACGACGTTTTCCAGTCAGCAAGGGCATTCCGAATATGCTTCTTCATGAGGACGAAGTCTGA